One genomic segment of Acanthopagrus latus isolate v.2019 chromosome 14, fAcaLat1.1, whole genome shotgun sequence includes these proteins:
- the nrf1 gene encoding nuclear respiratory factor 1 isoform X4, with translation MDEHVIHQTEHMTTIEASAVHVATFTEASMMSAEEDSTSSPDEDPYDDTDILNSAGTDEVTAHLAAAGPVGMAAAAAVATGKKRKRPHIFESNPSIRKRQQTRLLRKLRATLDEYTTRVGQQAIVLCISPSKPNPVFKVFGAAPLENVVRKYKGMMLEDLENALAEHAPAGGDLASELPPLTIDGIPVSVDKMTQAQLRAFIPEMLKYSTGRGKPGWGKESCKPVWWPEDIPWANVRSDVRTEEQKQRVSWTQALRTIVKNCYKQHGREDLLYAFEDQQVTTVPTTQHHLTTAQSIAHLVPSQTVVQTINNPDGTVSLIQVGTGHTVATLADASELPGVTVAQVNYSTVTDGECIIPLQVEQNWATLQGGEMTIQTTQASEATQAVASLAEAAVAASQEIQPGATVTMALNSEAAAHAVATLAEATLQGGGQIVLAETAAAVGALAGVQDATGLVQIPVSMYQTVVTSLAQGNRPVQVAMAPVATRIDNTVTLDGQAVEVVTLEQ, from the exons ATGGACGAGCACGTCATTCACCAGACAGAACACATGACCACGATCGAGGCCAGCGCC GTCCACGTGGCCACCTTTACCGAAGCGTCCATGATGAGCGCTGAGGAAGACTCGACGTCCTCACCAGACGAGGATCCTTACGACGACACAGACATCCTCAACTCGGCTGGCACTGATGAGGTCACCGCCcacctggctgctgcag GCCCAGTAGGcatggcagctgctgctgctgtagcaactggtaagaaaagaaagaggcctCATATCTTTGAATCCAACCCCTCCATCCGCAAGAGGCAGCAGACTCGCCTGCTCAG GAAACTGCGAGCCACTCTAGATGAGTACACCACCAGAGTGGGTCAGCAGGCCATCGTGCTGTGCATCTCTCCCTCCAAACCCAACCCTGTGTTCAAGGTGTTTGGTGCTGCTCCTCTGGAGAATGTG GTGAGGAAGTATAAAGGCATGATGCTAGAGGATCTGGAGAATGCTCTGGCAGAACACGCCCCCGCTGGTGGAGATCTGGCCTCGGAGCTGCCCCCTCTCACCATTGACGGCATCCCGGTCTCTGTGGACAAGATGACCCAG GCCCAGCTGCGAGCGTTCATCCCAGAGATGCTGAAGTACTCGACGGGCCGAGGGAAGCCGGGCTGGGGGAAGGAGAGCTGCAAGCCAGTGTGGTGGCCCGAGGACATCCCATGGGCCAACGTCCGCAGTGATGTCcgcacagaggagcagaaacagaga GTGTCTTGGACGCAGGCGTTGAGGACCATCGTTAAGAACTGCTACAAGCAGCATGGCCGTGAGGATCTGTTGTACGCTTTTGAAGACCAACAGGTAACAACGGTACCCACCACCCAGCACCACCTGACCACAGCGCAGAGTATCGCTCACCTCGTGCCCTCACAGACGGTGGTACAGACCATCAACAACCCTGACGGAACAGTGTCGCTCATACAG GTTGGCACAGGACACACAGTTGCCACCCTGGCTGATGCCTCTGAGCTGCCTGGTGTGACGGTGGCCCAGGTCAACTACTCCACCGTGACCGATGGAGAG TGCATTATTCCCCTTCAGGTGGAGCAGAACTGGGCCACCCTCCAAGGCGGCGAGATGACAATCCAAACCACTCAGGCCTCGGAGGCCACGCAGGCAGTCGCATCCCTGGCCGAAGCAGCCGTCGCCGCAAGTCAGGAGATTCAGCCCGGAGCCACCGTCACAATGGCTCTGAACAG CGAGGCAGCAGCCCACGCTGTGGCGACGTTGGCCGAGGCCACTCTACAAGGCGGCGGGCAGATAGTCCTGGCAGAGACGGCAGCTGCCGTTGGAGCACTGGCAGGGGTTCAAGATGCCACAG GTCTGGTCCAGATCCCGGTCAGCATGTACCAGACTGTAGTGACCAGCCTCGCCCAGGGCAACCGGCCCGTCCAGGTTGCGATGGCACCTGTCGCCACACGCATAGATAACACCGTCACGCTGGACGGCCAGGCGGTGGAGGTCGTGACCCTGGAGCAGTGA
- the nrf1 gene encoding nuclear respiratory factor 1 isoform X1 yields MDEHVIHQTEHMTTIEASAVSQQVQQVHVATFTEASMMSAEEDSTSSPDEDPYDDTDILNSAGTDEVTAHLAAAGPVGMAAAAAVATGKKRKRPHIFESNPSIRKRQQTRLLRKLRATLDEYTTRVGQQAIVLCISPSKPNPVFKVFGAAPLENVVRKYKGMMLEDLENALAEHAPAGGDLASELPPLTIDGIPVSVDKMTQAQLRAFIPEMLKYSTGRGKPGWGKESCKPVWWPEDIPWANVRSDVRTEEQKQRVSWTQALRTIVKNCYKQHGREDLLYAFEDQQVTTVPTTQHHLTTAQSIAHLVPSQTVVQTINNPDGTVSLIQVGTGHTVATLADASELPGVTVAQVNYSTVTDGECIIPLQVEQNWATLQGGEMTIQTTQASEATQAVASLAEAAVAASQEIQPGATVTMALNSEAAAHAVATLAEATLQGGGQIVLAETAAAVGALAGVQDATGLVQIPVSMYQTVVTSLAQGNRPVQVAMAPVATRIDNTVTLDGQAVEVVTLEQ; encoded by the exons ATGGACGAGCACGTCATTCACCAGACAGAACACATGACCACGATCGAGGCCAGCGCCGTAAGCCAACAGGTCCAGCAG GTCCACGTGGCCACCTTTACCGAAGCGTCCATGATGAGCGCTGAGGAAGACTCGACGTCCTCACCAGACGAGGATCCTTACGACGACACAGACATCCTCAACTCGGCTGGCACTGATGAGGTCACCGCCcacctggctgctgcag GCCCAGTAGGcatggcagctgctgctgctgtagcaactggtaagaaaagaaagaggcctCATATCTTTGAATCCAACCCCTCCATCCGCAAGAGGCAGCAGACTCGCCTGCTCAG GAAACTGCGAGCCACTCTAGATGAGTACACCACCAGAGTGGGTCAGCAGGCCATCGTGCTGTGCATCTCTCCCTCCAAACCCAACCCTGTGTTCAAGGTGTTTGGTGCTGCTCCTCTGGAGAATGTG GTGAGGAAGTATAAAGGCATGATGCTAGAGGATCTGGAGAATGCTCTGGCAGAACACGCCCCCGCTGGTGGAGATCTGGCCTCGGAGCTGCCCCCTCTCACCATTGACGGCATCCCGGTCTCTGTGGACAAGATGACCCAG GCCCAGCTGCGAGCGTTCATCCCAGAGATGCTGAAGTACTCGACGGGCCGAGGGAAGCCGGGCTGGGGGAAGGAGAGCTGCAAGCCAGTGTGGTGGCCCGAGGACATCCCATGGGCCAACGTCCGCAGTGATGTCcgcacagaggagcagaaacagaga GTGTCTTGGACGCAGGCGTTGAGGACCATCGTTAAGAACTGCTACAAGCAGCATGGCCGTGAGGATCTGTTGTACGCTTTTGAAGACCAACAGGTAACAACGGTACCCACCACCCAGCACCACCTGACCACAGCGCAGAGTATCGCTCACCTCGTGCCCTCACAGACGGTGGTACAGACCATCAACAACCCTGACGGAACAGTGTCGCTCATACAG GTTGGCACAGGACACACAGTTGCCACCCTGGCTGATGCCTCTGAGCTGCCTGGTGTGACGGTGGCCCAGGTCAACTACTCCACCGTGACCGATGGAGAG TGCATTATTCCCCTTCAGGTGGAGCAGAACTGGGCCACCCTCCAAGGCGGCGAGATGACAATCCAAACCACTCAGGCCTCGGAGGCCACGCAGGCAGTCGCATCCCTGGCCGAAGCAGCCGTCGCCGCAAGTCAGGAGATTCAGCCCGGAGCCACCGTCACAATGGCTCTGAACAG CGAGGCAGCAGCCCACGCTGTGGCGACGTTGGCCGAGGCCACTCTACAAGGCGGCGGGCAGATAGTCCTGGCAGAGACGGCAGCTGCCGTTGGAGCACTGGCAGGGGTTCAAGATGCCACAG GTCTGGTCCAGATCCCGGTCAGCATGTACCAGACTGTAGTGACCAGCCTCGCCCAGGGCAACCGGCCCGTCCAGGTTGCGATGGCACCTGTCGCCACACGCATAGATAACACCGTCACGCTGGACGGCCAGGCGGTGGAGGTCGTGACCCTGGAGCAGTGA
- the nrf1 gene encoding nuclear respiratory factor 1 isoform X2 translates to MDEHVIHQTEHMTTIEASAVSQQVHVATFTEASMMSAEEDSTSSPDEDPYDDTDILNSAGTDEVTAHLAAAGPVGMAAAAAVATGKKRKRPHIFESNPSIRKRQQTRLLRKLRATLDEYTTRVGQQAIVLCISPSKPNPVFKVFGAAPLENVVRKYKGMMLEDLENALAEHAPAGGDLASELPPLTIDGIPVSVDKMTQAQLRAFIPEMLKYSTGRGKPGWGKESCKPVWWPEDIPWANVRSDVRTEEQKQRVSWTQALRTIVKNCYKQHGREDLLYAFEDQQVTTVPTTQHHLTTAQSIAHLVPSQTVVQTINNPDGTVSLIQVGTGHTVATLADASELPGVTVAQVNYSTVTDGECIIPLQVEQNWATLQGGEMTIQTTQASEATQAVASLAEAAVAASQEIQPGATVTMALNSEAAAHAVATLAEATLQGGGQIVLAETAAAVGALAGVQDATGLVQIPVSMYQTVVTSLAQGNRPVQVAMAPVATRIDNTVTLDGQAVEVVTLEQ, encoded by the exons ATGGACGAGCACGTCATTCACCAGACAGAACACATGACCACGATCGAGGCCAGCGCCGTAAGCCAACAG GTCCACGTGGCCACCTTTACCGAAGCGTCCATGATGAGCGCTGAGGAAGACTCGACGTCCTCACCAGACGAGGATCCTTACGACGACACAGACATCCTCAACTCGGCTGGCACTGATGAGGTCACCGCCcacctggctgctgcag GCCCAGTAGGcatggcagctgctgctgctgtagcaactggtaagaaaagaaagaggcctCATATCTTTGAATCCAACCCCTCCATCCGCAAGAGGCAGCAGACTCGCCTGCTCAG GAAACTGCGAGCCACTCTAGATGAGTACACCACCAGAGTGGGTCAGCAGGCCATCGTGCTGTGCATCTCTCCCTCCAAACCCAACCCTGTGTTCAAGGTGTTTGGTGCTGCTCCTCTGGAGAATGTG GTGAGGAAGTATAAAGGCATGATGCTAGAGGATCTGGAGAATGCTCTGGCAGAACACGCCCCCGCTGGTGGAGATCTGGCCTCGGAGCTGCCCCCTCTCACCATTGACGGCATCCCGGTCTCTGTGGACAAGATGACCCAG GCCCAGCTGCGAGCGTTCATCCCAGAGATGCTGAAGTACTCGACGGGCCGAGGGAAGCCGGGCTGGGGGAAGGAGAGCTGCAAGCCAGTGTGGTGGCCCGAGGACATCCCATGGGCCAACGTCCGCAGTGATGTCcgcacagaggagcagaaacagaga GTGTCTTGGACGCAGGCGTTGAGGACCATCGTTAAGAACTGCTACAAGCAGCATGGCCGTGAGGATCTGTTGTACGCTTTTGAAGACCAACAGGTAACAACGGTACCCACCACCCAGCACCACCTGACCACAGCGCAGAGTATCGCTCACCTCGTGCCCTCACAGACGGTGGTACAGACCATCAACAACCCTGACGGAACAGTGTCGCTCATACAG GTTGGCACAGGACACACAGTTGCCACCCTGGCTGATGCCTCTGAGCTGCCTGGTGTGACGGTGGCCCAGGTCAACTACTCCACCGTGACCGATGGAGAG TGCATTATTCCCCTTCAGGTGGAGCAGAACTGGGCCACCCTCCAAGGCGGCGAGATGACAATCCAAACCACTCAGGCCTCGGAGGCCACGCAGGCAGTCGCATCCCTGGCCGAAGCAGCCGTCGCCGCAAGTCAGGAGATTCAGCCCGGAGCCACCGTCACAATGGCTCTGAACAG CGAGGCAGCAGCCCACGCTGTGGCGACGTTGGCCGAGGCCACTCTACAAGGCGGCGGGCAGATAGTCCTGGCAGAGACGGCAGCTGCCGTTGGAGCACTGGCAGGGGTTCAAGATGCCACAG GTCTGGTCCAGATCCCGGTCAGCATGTACCAGACTGTAGTGACCAGCCTCGCCCAGGGCAACCGGCCCGTCCAGGTTGCGATGGCACCTGTCGCCACACGCATAGATAACACCGTCACGCTGGACGGCCAGGCGGTGGAGGTCGTGACCCTGGAGCAGTGA
- the nrf1 gene encoding nuclear respiratory factor 1 isoform X3: protein MDEHVIHQTEHMTTIEASAVSQQVQQVHVATFTEASMMSAEEDSTSSPDEDPYDDTDILNSAGTDEVTAHLAAAGPVGMAAAAAVATGKKRKRPHIFESNPSIRKRQQTRLLRKLRATLDEYTTRVGQQAIVLCISPSKPNPVFKVFGAAPLENVVRKYKGMMLEDLENALAEHAPAGGDLASELPPLTIDGIPVSVDKMTQAQLRAFIPEMLKYSTGRGKPGWGKESCKPVWWPEDIPWANVRSDVRTEEQKQRVSWTQALRTIVKNCYKQHGREDLLYAFEDQQVTTVPTTQHHLTTAQSIAHLVPSQTVVQTINNPDGTVSLIQVGTGHTVATLADASELPGVTVAQVNYSTVTDGEVEQNWATLQGGEMTIQTTQASEATQAVASLAEAAVAASQEIQPGATVTMALNSEAAAHAVATLAEATLQGGGQIVLAETAAAVGALAGVQDATGLVQIPVSMYQTVVTSLAQGNRPVQVAMAPVATRIDNTVTLDGQAVEVVTLEQ, encoded by the exons ATGGACGAGCACGTCATTCACCAGACAGAACACATGACCACGATCGAGGCCAGCGCCGTAAGCCAACAGGTCCAGCAG GTCCACGTGGCCACCTTTACCGAAGCGTCCATGATGAGCGCTGAGGAAGACTCGACGTCCTCACCAGACGAGGATCCTTACGACGACACAGACATCCTCAACTCGGCTGGCACTGATGAGGTCACCGCCcacctggctgctgcag GCCCAGTAGGcatggcagctgctgctgctgtagcaactggtaagaaaagaaagaggcctCATATCTTTGAATCCAACCCCTCCATCCGCAAGAGGCAGCAGACTCGCCTGCTCAG GAAACTGCGAGCCACTCTAGATGAGTACACCACCAGAGTGGGTCAGCAGGCCATCGTGCTGTGCATCTCTCCCTCCAAACCCAACCCTGTGTTCAAGGTGTTTGGTGCTGCTCCTCTGGAGAATGTG GTGAGGAAGTATAAAGGCATGATGCTAGAGGATCTGGAGAATGCTCTGGCAGAACACGCCCCCGCTGGTGGAGATCTGGCCTCGGAGCTGCCCCCTCTCACCATTGACGGCATCCCGGTCTCTGTGGACAAGATGACCCAG GCCCAGCTGCGAGCGTTCATCCCAGAGATGCTGAAGTACTCGACGGGCCGAGGGAAGCCGGGCTGGGGGAAGGAGAGCTGCAAGCCAGTGTGGTGGCCCGAGGACATCCCATGGGCCAACGTCCGCAGTGATGTCcgcacagaggagcagaaacagaga GTGTCTTGGACGCAGGCGTTGAGGACCATCGTTAAGAACTGCTACAAGCAGCATGGCCGTGAGGATCTGTTGTACGCTTTTGAAGACCAACAGGTAACAACGGTACCCACCACCCAGCACCACCTGACCACAGCGCAGAGTATCGCTCACCTCGTGCCCTCACAGACGGTGGTACAGACCATCAACAACCCTGACGGAACAGTGTCGCTCATACAG GTTGGCACAGGACACACAGTTGCCACCCTGGCTGATGCCTCTGAGCTGCCTGGTGTGACGGTGGCCCAGGTCAACTACTCCACCGTGACCGATGGAGAG GTGGAGCAGAACTGGGCCACCCTCCAAGGCGGCGAGATGACAATCCAAACCACTCAGGCCTCGGAGGCCACGCAGGCAGTCGCATCCCTGGCCGAAGCAGCCGTCGCCGCAAGTCAGGAGATTCAGCCCGGAGCCACCGTCACAATGGCTCTGAACAG CGAGGCAGCAGCCCACGCTGTGGCGACGTTGGCCGAGGCCACTCTACAAGGCGGCGGGCAGATAGTCCTGGCAGAGACGGCAGCTGCCGTTGGAGCACTGGCAGGGGTTCAAGATGCCACAG GTCTGGTCCAGATCCCGGTCAGCATGTACCAGACTGTAGTGACCAGCCTCGCCCAGGGCAACCGGCCCGTCCAGGTTGCGATGGCACCTGTCGCCACACGCATAGATAACACCGTCACGCTGGACGGCCAGGCGGTGGAGGTCGTGACCCTGGAGCAGTGA
- the nrf1 gene encoding nuclear respiratory factor 1 isoform X5, protein MDEHVIHQTEHMTTIEASAVSQQVHVATFTEASMMSAEEDSTSSPDEDPYDDTDILNSAGTDEVTAHLAAAGPVGMAAAAAVATGKKRKRPHIFESNPSIRKRQQTRLLRKLRATLDEYTTRVGQQAIVLCISPSKPNPVFKVFGAAPLENVVRKYKGMMLEDLENALAEHAPAGGDLASELPPLTIDGIPVSVDKMTQAQLRAFIPEMLKYSTGRGKPGWGKESCKPVWWPEDIPWANVRSDVRTEEQKQRVSWTQALRTIVKNCYKQHGREDLLYAFEDQQVTTVPTTQHHLTTAQSIAHLVPSQTVVQTINNPDGTVSLIQVGTGHTVATLADASELPGVTVAQVNYSTVTDGEVEQNWATLQGGEMTIQTTQASEATQAVASLAEAAVAASQEIQPGATVTMALNSEAAAHAVATLAEATLQGGGQIVLAETAAAVGALAGVQDATGLVQIPVSMYQTVVTSLAQGNRPVQVAMAPVATRIDNTVTLDGQAVEVVTLEQ, encoded by the exons ATGGACGAGCACGTCATTCACCAGACAGAACACATGACCACGATCGAGGCCAGCGCCGTAAGCCAACAG GTCCACGTGGCCACCTTTACCGAAGCGTCCATGATGAGCGCTGAGGAAGACTCGACGTCCTCACCAGACGAGGATCCTTACGACGACACAGACATCCTCAACTCGGCTGGCACTGATGAGGTCACCGCCcacctggctgctgcag GCCCAGTAGGcatggcagctgctgctgctgtagcaactggtaagaaaagaaagaggcctCATATCTTTGAATCCAACCCCTCCATCCGCAAGAGGCAGCAGACTCGCCTGCTCAG GAAACTGCGAGCCACTCTAGATGAGTACACCACCAGAGTGGGTCAGCAGGCCATCGTGCTGTGCATCTCTCCCTCCAAACCCAACCCTGTGTTCAAGGTGTTTGGTGCTGCTCCTCTGGAGAATGTG GTGAGGAAGTATAAAGGCATGATGCTAGAGGATCTGGAGAATGCTCTGGCAGAACACGCCCCCGCTGGTGGAGATCTGGCCTCGGAGCTGCCCCCTCTCACCATTGACGGCATCCCGGTCTCTGTGGACAAGATGACCCAG GCCCAGCTGCGAGCGTTCATCCCAGAGATGCTGAAGTACTCGACGGGCCGAGGGAAGCCGGGCTGGGGGAAGGAGAGCTGCAAGCCAGTGTGGTGGCCCGAGGACATCCCATGGGCCAACGTCCGCAGTGATGTCcgcacagaggagcagaaacagaga GTGTCTTGGACGCAGGCGTTGAGGACCATCGTTAAGAACTGCTACAAGCAGCATGGCCGTGAGGATCTGTTGTACGCTTTTGAAGACCAACAGGTAACAACGGTACCCACCACCCAGCACCACCTGACCACAGCGCAGAGTATCGCTCACCTCGTGCCCTCACAGACGGTGGTACAGACCATCAACAACCCTGACGGAACAGTGTCGCTCATACAG GTTGGCACAGGACACACAGTTGCCACCCTGGCTGATGCCTCTGAGCTGCCTGGTGTGACGGTGGCCCAGGTCAACTACTCCACCGTGACCGATGGAGAG GTGGAGCAGAACTGGGCCACCCTCCAAGGCGGCGAGATGACAATCCAAACCACTCAGGCCTCGGAGGCCACGCAGGCAGTCGCATCCCTGGCCGAAGCAGCCGTCGCCGCAAGTCAGGAGATTCAGCCCGGAGCCACCGTCACAATGGCTCTGAACAG CGAGGCAGCAGCCCACGCTGTGGCGACGTTGGCCGAGGCCACTCTACAAGGCGGCGGGCAGATAGTCCTGGCAGAGACGGCAGCTGCCGTTGGAGCACTGGCAGGGGTTCAAGATGCCACAG GTCTGGTCCAGATCCCGGTCAGCATGTACCAGACTGTAGTGACCAGCCTCGCCCAGGGCAACCGGCCCGTCCAGGTTGCGATGGCACCTGTCGCCACACGCATAGATAACACCGTCACGCTGGACGGCCAGGCGGTGGAGGTCGTGACCCTGGAGCAGTGA